A genomic window from Variovorax paradoxus includes:
- a CDS encoding GNAT family N-acetyltransferase, whose protein sequence is MPPESLSTPALADALIVDPFYLAISVDFEHDMPARKAVLAAYFAYSLGEAARTGRCLTTEDGRLGAAAWLLPRTDAVDTAESAAKNEFLAGTLGPRGYDNYHRIVQFMAARAPAVVPAQAWYLSILGISPAAQGRGLGAQLLAPTLAEADAAGVPCFLETFTPRSVAFYERLGFRCAAEHLEPVTNSAYAIMCRPAADILRNNHGK, encoded by the coding sequence ATGCCACCCGAATCCCTGTCAACGCCCGCATTGGCCGACGCACTCATCGTCGATCCGTTCTATCTCGCGATCTCCGTCGACTTCGAGCACGACATGCCGGCCCGCAAGGCGGTGCTCGCCGCGTACTTCGCCTACTCGCTGGGCGAGGCCGCGCGAACCGGGCGCTGCCTGACGACGGAAGACGGCAGGCTCGGCGCGGCGGCCTGGCTGCTGCCGCGCACGGATGCCGTCGACACAGCCGAGTCGGCGGCAAAGAACGAATTCCTCGCGGGCACGCTGGGCCCGCGTGGCTACGACAACTACCACCGCATCGTCCAATTCATGGCCGCACGTGCGCCGGCCGTCGTGCCAGCACAGGCCTGGTACCTGTCGATCCTCGGCATCTCGCCCGCCGCGCAGGGGCGCGGGCTGGGCGCACAGCTGCTGGCGCCGACGCTGGCCGAAGCCGACGCGGCAGGCGTGCCGTGCTTCCTGGAAACCTTCACGCCGCGCAGCGTGGCGTTCTACGAGCGGCTGGGCTTCCGCTGCGCAGCGGAACACCTGGAGCCGGTCACGAACTCGGCGTACGCGATCATGTGCCGGCCCGCCGCGGACATACTTCGCAACAACCACGGAAAATAA
- a CDS encoding YciI family protein, translating to MLYSILIYGSESAVAAWEPGVEEEMLDRHADLRDDLQAQGRLGTVLRLMPNVATTVRRAGDMHPLVTDGPFAETKEQLMGMYIVECETVEEARHAAHRLAFETGVFEIRPLTWYDPGVIPARIPQV from the coding sequence ATGCTCTATTCCATCCTCATCTACGGTTCCGAATCTGCCGTGGCTGCCTGGGAGCCCGGCGTCGAAGAGGAAATGCTCGACCGCCATGCCGACCTGCGCGACGACCTCCAGGCGCAGGGCCGGCTCGGCACCGTGCTGCGGCTGATGCCCAACGTGGCCACCACGGTACGCCGTGCGGGCGATATGCACCCGCTGGTCACCGATGGCCCCTTTGCCGAGACGAAGGAGCAGTTGATGGGCATGTACATCGTGGAGTGCGAGACCGTCGAGGAAGCCAGGCATGCCGCGCACCGGCTGGCCTTCGAGACAGGCGTGTTCGAGATCCGGCCGCTCACCTGGTACGACCCGGGCGTGATTCCGGCGCGGATTCCGCAGGTCTGA
- a CDS encoding response regulator transcription factor: protein MSPLPIEDAEPVSLSPTLIVEDDPAMQERLRHVLSTLGGDKERITVTDSVAGAQQLIGKHDYGVVLVDIGLPDGSGVELINWLQAHHPGIPAVVISAWRTEEIIFAALRAGAIGYLLKERDDVELGIALRSIEQGGAPIDPSIARHILAWLATHQPTADAQVQASGAAPAADGLAPLTRRERKILELVSQGLSNRDMAESLSISRLTVECHTKNIYRKLAVNSRTEAVFQARRHGLLR, encoded by the coding sequence ATGTCCCCTCTCCCGATCGAAGACGCCGAACCCGTCTCGCTGAGCCCCACCCTCATCGTCGAGGACGACCCCGCCATGCAGGAGCGCCTGCGCCACGTGCTGTCCACACTCGGCGGCGACAAAGAACGCATCACGGTGACCGACAGCGTTGCCGGGGCGCAGCAGCTGATCGGCAAGCATGACTACGGCGTGGTGCTGGTGGACATCGGCCTGCCCGACGGCAGCGGCGTGGAGCTCATCAACTGGCTGCAGGCGCACCACCCGGGCATTCCAGCGGTGGTGATCTCGGCCTGGCGCACCGAGGAAATCATTTTTGCGGCGCTGCGCGCGGGCGCCATCGGCTATCTGCTGAAGGAGCGCGACGACGTCGAACTCGGCATCGCGCTGCGCAGCATCGAACAGGGCGGCGCGCCCATCGACCCGAGCATCGCGCGCCACATCCTCGCGTGGCTCGCAACGCACCAGCCGACGGCCGACGCGCAGGTGCAAGCCTCCGGCGCCGCACCCGCCGCCGATGGACTGGCCCCGCTGACGCGCCGCGAACGCAAGATCCTCGAGCTCGTGTCGCAAGGCCTGAGCAACCGCGACATGGCCGAGTCGCTGTCGATCTCCAGACTGACCGTGGAATGCCACACCAAGAACATCTACCGCAAGCTGGCCGTCAATTCGCGCACCGAAGCCGTCTTCCAGGCGCGGCGGCATGGCTTGCTGCGCTGA
- a CDS encoding aminotransferase-like domain-containing protein, with the protein MITVNPSLPTPLVRQVYDALLAQIASSAMRPGDKLPSVRSLSTDCGVSTMTVTNAYQRLVAEGHVEARRASGYYVAEVERSTATRRKPFLGRTSVDSLWLLKHVYEDDRTLLNAGCGWIPPEMLHIDGVRRALAALSRKSAAGLANYGTPYGYLPLRQQIQTLLAQQGIETAPHQIVLTHGASQALNLVARCLLQPRDVVLVDEPGSTNLYAMLRSLDLKLVGVERTVNGPDVAALQALAQRHGAKAFFTTTNLHNPTGGQCTPAVAYQMLRLAEQLDFHIVDNDVMAGLEPPGAATPLASLDRLQRVIHVGSFSKTVSPALRVGFVACSEEFAEKMILQKMVNSLTTSELSERLLHGVLVEGRYRAHVARLAERLQAAQHTVCDRLEAAGMQLFTRPAGGPFLWARFERDDVDMRALAQRAIAESFLLAPGDLFRTDLRPTPWLRFNVGYADDPKLYRFLAQEAKRLRARA; encoded by the coding sequence GTGATCACTGTCAATCCTTCGCTGCCCACGCCCCTGGTTCGCCAGGTCTACGACGCGCTGCTCGCGCAAATCGCCTCGAGCGCGATGAGGCCCGGCGACAAGCTGCCCTCGGTGCGTTCGCTTTCCACCGACTGCGGCGTGAGCACCATGACCGTCACCAACGCCTACCAGCGCCTGGTGGCCGAGGGCCACGTTGAGGCGCGGCGCGCCAGCGGCTACTACGTGGCCGAGGTCGAGCGCTCGACAGCCACGCGGCGCAAGCCCTTCCTGGGCCGCACCTCGGTCGACTCGCTGTGGCTGCTCAAGCACGTGTACGAAGACGACCGCACGCTGCTCAACGCTGGCTGCGGCTGGATCCCGCCCGAGATGCTGCATATAGACGGCGTGCGGCGTGCGCTGGCGGCGCTGTCGCGCAAGTCTGCCGCAGGGCTGGCGAACTACGGCACGCCCTACGGCTACCTGCCGCTGCGCCAGCAGATCCAGACGCTGCTGGCGCAACAGGGCATCGAGACCGCGCCGCACCAGATCGTGCTGACGCACGGCGCCTCGCAGGCACTGAACCTGGTGGCGCGCTGCCTGCTGCAGCCGCGCGACGTGGTGCTGGTCGACGAGCCCGGCTCCACCAATCTTTACGCCATGCTGCGCTCGCTCGACCTGAAGCTGGTGGGGGTGGAACGCACGGTGAACGGGCCCGACGTGGCCGCGCTGCAGGCACTGGCGCAGCGCCACGGTGCCAAGGCCTTCTTCACCACCACCAACCTGCACAACCCCACCGGTGGCCAGTGCACGCCGGCGGTGGCCTACCAGATGCTGCGGCTGGCCGAGCAGCTGGACTTCCACATCGTCGACAACGACGTCATGGCCGGGCTGGAGCCGCCCGGCGCTGCCACGCCGCTCGCCAGCCTCGACCGGCTGCAACGGGTGATCCACGTGGGCAGCTTCTCGAAGACGGTCTCGCCAGCGCTGCGCGTGGGCTTCGTGGCCTGCAGCGAGGAGTTCGCCGAGAAAATGATTCTTCAGAAGATGGTGAACAGCCTGACGACCTCGGAGTTGAGCGAGCGGCTGCTGCATGGCGTGCTGGTCGAGGGACGCTACCGGGCCCACGTGGCGCGGCTGGCCGAGCGGTTGCAGGCGGCCCAGCACACCGTGTGCGACCGGCTGGAGGCTGCGGGCATGCAGCTCTTCACGCGGCCAGCGGGCGGGCCCTTCCTGTGGGCACGCTTCGAGCGCGACGACGTCGACATGCGCGCGCTGGCGCAGCGCGCCATCGCCGAGAGCTTCCTGCTGGCGCCGGGCGACCTGTTCCGCACCGACTTGCGGCCCACCCCGTGGCTGCGCTTCAATGTGGGCTACGCGGACGATCCGAAGCTGTACCGCTTCCTGGCCCAGGAAGCCAAAAGGCTGCGCGCCAGGGCCTGA
- a CDS encoding ABC transporter substrate-binding protein — MQPQFFSPSLVPTVGTSASTLSRRLARWGAAALLAGAAAGAMVPAMAQTTTLKIIPSSNITVLDPIWTTAYVTRNFGYMVYDTLFATDLEGHIKPQMVDKWKVSPDNKTWTFTLRDGLEFHDGKPVTSEDVVASIKRWASRDTFGAQLAKVTERYETPDARTFSIVLKEPFGLVLEALGKPSSNVPFIMPKRIAETSGDTQIKESIGSGPYVFKADEFRPGERVVFTKNTRYKPRAEAPSGTAGGKNVYVDRVEWLIIRDAQTQMNALLNGEADILEQPAFEQYATLRTNPDIKLIDAQPAGNQFILRFNFLQPPFNNEKVRRAALLALGQEAFLRTQVGTPGLTRYCKSMFPCGTLFESEQTGDYTGVANPQKAKALLEEAGYKGEPVVLMRPTDNPTIGKLPLVAKQQLEQAGFKVDMQSMDWSTLVARRAKKDAPSAGGWSAFMTSWTASDILNPITMAMMNATGDKGWFGWQTDAKLEEIKVQFAQAKTEADKKKLAQAAQLRAFETATHVPVGQYNQPAAVRKNVSGLVPAGAQVYWNIKKQ; from the coding sequence ATGCAACCGCAGTTCTTCTCGCCTTCGCTTGTTCCGACAGTCGGGACATCGGCCAGTACCTTGTCGCGCCGCCTTGCCCGATGGGGCGCCGCCGCGCTGCTGGCCGGTGCGGCCGCCGGGGCCATGGTGCCCGCGATGGCACAGACCACCACGCTGAAGATCATCCCGAGCAGCAACATCACCGTGCTCGACCCGATCTGGACCACGGCCTACGTGACGCGCAACTTCGGCTACATGGTGTACGACACGCTCTTCGCCACCGACCTCGAAGGCCACATCAAGCCTCAGATGGTCGACAAGTGGAAGGTGTCGCCCGACAACAAGACCTGGACCTTCACGCTGCGCGACGGCCTGGAGTTCCACGACGGCAAGCCCGTCACCAGCGAGGACGTGGTGGCCTCCATCAAGCGATGGGCCAGCCGCGACACCTTCGGCGCGCAGCTCGCCAAGGTGACCGAGCGCTACGAAACGCCCGACGCCAGGACCTTCTCCATCGTGCTGAAGGAGCCCTTCGGCCTGGTGCTCGAGGCGCTGGGCAAGCCCTCGTCGAACGTGCCGTTCATCATGCCCAAGCGCATTGCCGAAACCTCGGGCGACACGCAGATCAAGGAGTCGATCGGCTCCGGCCCCTACGTGTTCAAGGCCGACGAGTTCCGCCCCGGCGAGCGCGTGGTGTTCACCAAGAACACGCGCTACAAGCCGCGCGCCGAGGCGCCCTCGGGCACGGCCGGCGGCAAGAACGTGTACGTGGACCGCGTGGAGTGGCTCATCATCCGCGACGCGCAGACGCAGATGAACGCGCTGCTCAACGGCGAGGCCGACATCCTGGAGCAGCCCGCCTTCGAGCAGTACGCCACGCTGCGCACAAACCCCGACATCAAGCTGATCGACGCGCAGCCCGCGGGCAACCAGTTCATCCTGCGCTTCAACTTCCTGCAGCCGCCGTTCAACAACGAAAAGGTGCGCCGCGCCGCATTGCTGGCGCTGGGCCAGGAAGCCTTCCTGCGCACGCAGGTCGGCACACCCGGCCTCACGCGCTACTGCAAGAGCATGTTCCCGTGCGGCACGCTGTTCGAGTCGGAGCAGACCGGCGACTACACCGGCGTGGCCAACCCGCAGAAGGCCAAGGCGCTGCTGGAGGAGGCCGGCTACAAGGGCGAGCCCGTGGTGCTGATGCGCCCGACCGACAACCCCACCATCGGCAAGCTGCCGCTGGTGGCCAAGCAGCAACTGGAGCAGGCCGGCTTCAAGGTCGACATGCAGTCGATGGACTGGTCCACGCTGGTGGCGCGCCGCGCCAAGAAGGATGCCCCCTCGGCCGGCGGCTGGAGCGCGTTCATGACCTCTTGGACCGCCTCGGACATCCTCAACCCGATCACCATGGCCATGATGAACGCCACCGGCGACAAGGGCTGGTTCGGCTGGCAGACCGATGCGAAGCTGGAAGAAATCAAGGTCCAGTTCGCGCAGGCCAAGACCGAGGCCGACAAGAAGAAGCTCGCGCAGGCCGCCCAGCTGCGCGCCTTCGAGACGGCCACGCACGTGCCTGTGGGCCAATACAACCAGCCCGCCGCGGTGCGCAAGAACGTGAGCGGCCTGGTGCCGGCGGGCGCGCAGGTGTACTGGAACATCAAGAAGCAATAA